The genomic stretch TGGGCATCGGCGACGGCAAGGTCAGCGTGGTGCCGTGCGGGGTGGACACCGCGCGCTTCACGCCGGACGGGCCGGTCGCCGACCACAGCGCGCACCACCCGCTGCTGCTCCAGCTCGGCCGGCTCGTCCCGCGCAAGGGCGCGGAGGTGTCCGTCGCCGCGCTGGCCCGGCTGCCCGAGGCCCGGCTCGTCATCGCCGGCGGGCCGCCCGCCGACCGGCTCGACGAGGACCCGGAAGTACGGCGGCTGCGCGAACTCGCCCGCGCCGCCGGGGTGGCGGACCGGGTGAGCTTCATCGGCGGCGTGCCCTGCGAGGACGTACCGCCGCTGCTGCGCGCCGCCGACGTGGTGCTGTGCCCGGCGGACTACGAGCCGTTCGGCATCGTGCCGCTGGAGGCGATGGCCTGCGGGACGCCGGTGGTGGCCACCGCCGTCGGCGGGCAGCTGGACACCGTGGCCGACCCGGACTGCGGGCGGCTGGTGCCGCCGCGCGATCCGGCCGCGCTGGCCCACGCGGTCGGCGAACTGCTCATGGACGGCGAGCGGCGGGCCGCCTGCGGTGCCGCGGGCCGCCGGCGCGTACTGGCCCGGTACGGCTGGGACCAGGTCGCGGCCGGCACCGAAGTCGTCTACCGCGGCGTGCTGAGCCCGCGGCCCGCCGTCACCGAGGTGGCCTGACCCCTGTCCGCGGCCACGCCCGGCCGGCCGTCCTACGCCCTGACCCCGCCGCAGACGTGTGAAGGAGGTGCGGGCCCCCGGCGCCACCGGCGCCCCTGCGGGAGCCCGACGACCATGAGCCATCCTCTCGACGCCGCCCACCGCCACTGCCAGTCGCTCCAGGACGCGGTGCACCAGCTGCGCCGCCACCACCTGCGCCGGATAGCCGAGTGGGGGAACCAGCTCGGCGCCGTGCTGCCGGTGGGCGGCCGGCTGCTCGCCGCGGGCAACGGCGGCAGCGCCGCCCAGGCCCAGCATCTGACGGCCGAACTCGTCGGCCGCTACCAGCACGACCGCCCCGCCTACTCGGCGATCGCCCTGCACGCGGAGACCTCCAGCGTCACCGCCATCGGCAACGACTACGGCTTCGAGCAGGTCTACGCCCGGCAGGTGGCCGCGCACGGCCGCCCCGGCGACATCCTCCTGCTGCTCTCCACCTCCGGCCGCAGCCGCAATCTGCTGGCCGCCGCCGAGACCGCGCGCGACGCGGAGCTGCGGGTGTGGGCGCTGACCGGGCCCCGGCCCAACCCGCTGGCCGACGCCGCCGACGAGGCGGTGTGCGTGCACTCCCCCAGCAGCGCGACGGTGCAGGAAGCGCACCTGATAGCGGTGCACATCCTGTGCGAGCACTTCGACGCCGTCAGCGCCGCGCCGCCGTCCGCGCCGTCCGCCTCGGACGTCCCGCTGGGAGCCGCGGTGGAAGTCGCGGTGGCGGACCGGGACGGTGCGCTGTGAACGCCCGGTGCGGCACCGGCCCCGGGAGGCGGCTGTGAGCGCCCGTCAGCCCCTGGTCGTCGTGGGGGACGTCCTGCTGGACCGGGACATCGACGGCGAGTCCTCGCGCCTGGCGCCGGACGCGCCCGCCCCGGTGGTGGATGTCACCGACGACCGCAGCCGGCCGGGCGGTGCGGGACTCGCCGCGGCGCTCGCCGCGCGCTCGGGACGCGAGGTGGTCCTGGTCGCCGCGCTGGGTCAGGACCCGGCGAGCGAGGCGGTACGGCGCGCGCTGCGCGGCGTCGTACGCCTGGTGGAGATCCCCCTGGACGGTCAACTGCCGGAGAAGACACGGGTGATGGCGTCCGGACGTCCCCTGGTGCGGTTCGACCGCGGCGGCGGGCGGCCGGGCGGGCCCGGGCCCGGGGTGCGCGAGGCGCTCGCCGGAGCGCGGGCCGTGCTCGTCGCCGATTACGGGCGGGGCACCGCGGCGGCGGTGCGCGACCTGCTCGCCGACGTGGCGCACCGGGTCCCGCTGCTGTGGGACCCGCACCCGAAGGGCGATCCGCCCGTGCCGGGCGCGCGGCTGGTCACGCCCAACGCCTCCGAAGCGCGCGCGCTGGCCTCCGGTGAGGACCGGTCACTGCACGCCTGTGCCGTACGGGGCGCCCAACTGGCCGCCGAATGGCAGGCCGCGGCCGTCGCGGTGACGCTCGGCGCGCGCGGCGCGCTGCTGGCCAGGGCGGGCAGCGACTCTCCGATGCTGGTGCCCGCGCCGTACCGGGCCGACGGCGACCCGTGCGGGGCGGGCGACTGCTTCGCCGCCACCGCGGCCGCCGCACTGGCCGACGGCGCGCTGCCCGAGGAAGCCGTGCAGCGGGCCGTCGCCGAAGCCGCCGCCTTCGTCGCGGCCGGCGGCGCGGGCAACCGGGCCCTGTGGCAGACCGCGCCACCGGCGGACCGGCCGGCGGCGGCGCGGCCCGACGACCCGTTCGAGCTGGCCCGGTGCGTACGGGCCAGGGGCGGCACGGTGGTCGCCACCGGCGGCTGCTTCGACCTGCTGCACGCCGGGCA from Streptomyces albofaciens JCM 4342 encodes the following:
- the rfaE2 gene encoding D-glycero-beta-D-manno-heptose 1-phosphate adenylyltransferase; its protein translation is MSARQPLVVVGDVLLDRDIDGESSRLAPDAPAPVVDVTDDRSRPGGAGLAAALAARSGREVVLVAALGQDPASEAVRRALRGVVRLVEIPLDGQLPEKTRVMASGRPLVRFDRGGGRPGGPGPGVREALAGARAVLVADYGRGTAAAVRDLLADVAHRVPLLWDPHPKGDPPVPGARLVTPNASEARALASGEDRSLHACAVRGAQLAAEWQAAAVAVTLGARGALLARAGSDSPMLVPAPYRADGDPCGAGDCFAATAAAALADGALPEEAVQRAVAEAAAFVAAGGAGNRALWQTAPPADRPAAARPDDPFELARCVRARGGTVVATGGCFDLLHAGHVGLLESARRIGDCLIVCVNSDASVTRLKGPGRPLTRAADRIRVLAGLGSVDAVAVFEEDSPVELLRRLRPDVWVKGGDYSVDALPEAATLREWGGQALVLPYLDGRSTTALARRAARAAAPGPEVRP
- a CDS encoding D-sedoheptulose-7-phosphate isomerase codes for the protein MSHPLDAAHRHCQSLQDAVHQLRRHHLRRIAEWGNQLGAVLPVGGRLLAAGNGGSAAQAQHLTAELVGRYQHDRPAYSAIALHAETSSVTAIGNDYGFEQVYARQVAAHGRPGDILLLLSTSGRSRNLLAAAETARDAELRVWALTGPRPNPLADAADEAVCVHSPSSATVQEAHLIAVHILCEHFDAVSAAPPSAPSASDVPLGAAVEVAVADRDGAL
- a CDS encoding glycosyltransferase — encoded protein: MTTPLRDTPRLSVALVSEHASPLAVLGGVDAGGQNVHVARLAGALADRGHRVTVYTRRDAADLPDEVVLRPGVRVRHVPAGPPRHVPKDSLLPYMTAFGDHLAAEWRVRAPDLVHSHFWMSGLAALQATRELGLPLAHTYHALGTVKRRHQGDADTSPRSRVACEVEVGEGCDRVIATCRDEVDELARMGIGDGKVSVVPCGVDTARFTPDGPVADHSAHHPLLLQLGRLVPRKGAEVSVAALARLPEARLVIAGGPPADRLDEDPEVRRLRELARAAGVADRVSFIGGVPCEDVPPLLRAADVVLCPADYEPFGIVPLEAMACGTPVVATAVGGQLDTVADPDCGRLVPPRDPAALAHAVGELLMDGERRAACGAAGRRRVLARYGWDQVAAGTEVVYRGVLSPRPAVTEVA